One window of Populus nigra chromosome 5, ddPopNigr1.1, whole genome shotgun sequence genomic DNA carries:
- the LOC133694243 gene encoding probable LRR receptor-like serine/threonine-protein kinase At5g10290 isoform X4 translates to MDRAPGLMSLKMEMLFAALILAFLQSFVLSDPQGDALYALKLSMNIPNNQLTDWNQNQVNPCTWTNVICDKSNNVVSVTLSDINCSGTLSPMIGALRTLTTLTLKGNGITGGIPKEFGNLSSLTSLDLENNRLSGEIPSSLGDLKKLQFLTLSQNNLSGAIPESLASLQSLINIFTGNHLNCGGLNLHLCESYSGDSGGSHKSKIGIIVGVVGGFVILFLLGGLLFFVCKGRRKGYRREIFVDVAGEVDRRIAFGQLKRFAWRELQLATDNFSEENILGQGGFGKVYKGVLADNTKVAVKRLTDFESPGGDAAFQREVEMISVAVHRNLLRLIGFCTTTTERLLVYPFMQNLSVAYRLRERKPEEPVLDWTTRKRVALGAARGLEYLHEHCNPKIIHRDVKAANVLLDEDFEAVVGDFGLAKLMDVRKTNVTTQVRGTMGHIAPEYLSTGKSSGRTDVFGYGIMLLELVTGQRAIDFSRLEEEDDVLLLDHVKKLEREKRLDAIVDRNLNKNYNIQEVEMMIKVALLCTQASPEDRPAMSEVVRMLEGEGLAERWEEWQHVEVTRREEYSRLQRRFDFGEDSLYNQDAIELSGGR, encoded by the exons ATGGATCGAGCACCTGGGTTGATGTCATTGAAGATGGAAATGCTCTTTGCAGCCTTAATATTGGCTTTCTTGCAATCCTTTGTATTGTCTGACCCACAAG GAGATGCCCTATATGCATTGAAGCTTTCGATGAATATTCCAAACAATCAATTGACAGATTGGAACCAGAATCAAGTTAATCCATGCACTTGGACGAATGTTATCTGTGACAAAAGCAATAATGTCGTTTCTGT AACGCTATCCGACATCAACTGTTCTGGGACCTTGTCTCCTATGATAGGAGCTCTAAGGACTCTCACTACACT AACACTGAAAGGGAATGGCATAACTGGTGGGATACCAAAAGAGTTCGGAAATTTGTCAAGTTTGACCAGCTTAGATTTGGAAAATAATCGTTTAAGTGGTGAAATACCATCTTCCCTGGGTGATCTTAAAAAACTACAATTTTT GACATTGAGTCAAAACAATCTCAGTGGAGCTATCCCTGAATCACTTGCTAGTCTTCAAAGCTTAATCAATAT TTTTACAGGAAACCACTTAAATTGTGGTGGGCTGAATTTGCATCTCTGTGAATCTTATAGTGGTGATTCAG GTGGTTCACATAAGTCAAAGATTGGAATTATAGTTGGAGTTGTGGGAGGATTTGTAATTCTTTTTCTGCTTGGAGGCTTGCTATTTTTTGTTTGCAAGGGTAGACGCAAAGGCTACAGACGTGAAATATTTGTAGATGTTGCAG GTGAAGTGGATCGAAGAATAGCATTTGGTCAGTTAAAACGATTTGCATGGAGGGAATTGCAGCTTGCCACAGACAACTTCAGTGAGGAAAATATCCTTGGACAAGGAGGATTTGGAAAAGTTTATAAAGGAGTGCTTGCTGATAATACCAAAGTTGCCGTGAAGCGTTTAACTGATTTTGAAAGTCCTGGGGGTGATGCAGCATTCCAACGTGAAGTTGAGATGATAAGTGTAGCTGTTCACAGGAACTTATTACGTCTGATAGGGTTTTGCACAACGACAACAGAACGCCTCTTGGTGTATCCATTCATGCAGAATTTAAGTGTGGCCTATCGTCTAAGAG AGCGTAAACCTGAGGAGCCTGTTTTAGATTGGACAACCAGAAAAAGAGTGGCCTTAGGTGCAGCGCGTGGCCTGGAATACCTTCACGAGCACTGCAATCCTAAAATTATTCATCGTGATGTGAAAGCAGCTAATGTACTACTTGATGAAGATTTTGAAGCAGTTGTTGGTGATTTTGGCCTTGCAAAGCTGATGGATGTGAGAAAGACTAACGTGACTACTCAAGTTCGTGGGACAATGGGCCACATAGCACCAGAATACTTGTCCACTGGCAAGTCATCTGGAAGGACTGATGTCTTTGGGTATGGGATAATGCTTCTGGAGCTTGTTACAGGTCAACGTGCAATTGACTTTTCACGcctggaagaagaagatgatgtccTATTGCTTGACCAT GTCAAGAAGCTGGAGAGGGAGAAAAGACTGGATGCTATTGTAGATCGcaacttaaataaaaactacaacATCCAGGAGGTGGAGATGATGATAAAAGTTGCTTTGCTCTGTACCCAAGCATCGCCAGAGGACCGTCCAGCAATGTCGGAGGTTGTGCGGATGCTAGAAGGAGAGGGGCTTGCTGAAAGGTGGGAAGAATGGCAGCACGTTGAAGTTACAAGAAGGGAAGAATACAGCAGATTGCAGAGAAGATTTGACTTTGGAGAAGATTCACTTTATAACCAAGATGCTATTGAGTTATCTGGTGGAAGATGA
- the LOC133694275 gene encoding protein SENSITIVE TO PROTON RHIZOTOXICITY 1-like, with product MSNPGESTRNPTGYSFHVSSNTDPRVPLLNLSTVCTRMDSLQQFLSESVNNNTLISKDQMDMVSSEISSAIHQIIVNAAALLSSSSSSSQPFMPQPPVESTAIKKAQVLKVENREENEEDTEAIELDAVELLAEHVHFCDICGQGFKRDANLRMHMRAHGNQFETLEALAKPDKGDKTISASLAGKTKFSCPFEGCNRNKKHSKFKPLMSVICVRNHFKRSHCPKMYSCNRCNKKSFSVLADLNSHLKHCGESRWKCSFGTSFSRKDKLFGHMALFEGHMPAVVGEEAESKAKGLVVGGAVAMEEDEEEEEEESVVKGDDLVDNEFFERLLFGFGPMEGYNFQDVWGLL from the coding sequence ATGTCAAATCCCGGTGAATCTACCCGGAATCCGACGGGATATTCCTTCCATGTAAGCAGTAACACAGACCCTAGAGTTCCCCTCCTGAACCTCTCAACAGTTTGTACAAGAATGGATTCCCTCCAGCAATTCCTATCAGAATCAGTCAACAACAACACTTTAATCAGTAAAGATCAAATGGACATGGTGTCTTCTGAGATCTCCTCAGCCATACATCAAATCATCGTCAACGCTGCTGCTCTTCTCTCTAGTAGCAGTAGTAGCTCACAACCCTTTATGCCTCAGCCGCCGGTAGAAAGTACCGCGATAAAAAAGGCCCAAGTTTTGAAAGTagaaaatagagaagaaaacgAGGAGGACACCGAAGCTATAGAGCTTGATGCAGTCGAACTGCTAGCTGAACATGTTCATTTTTGTGATATTTGCGGACAAGGGTTCAAAAGAGATGCAAACTTGCGTATGCATATGCGTGCGCATGGGAATCAGTTCGAAACCCTTGAGGCACTTGCGAAGCCTGATAAGGGTGATAAAACAATATCAGCTTCCTTGGCGGGGAAGACAAAGTTTTCTTGCCCCTTTGAAGGTTGTAATAGGAATAAGAAACATAGTAAGTTTAAGCCATTGATGTCTGTGATTTGTGTAAGAAATCATTTTAAGAGGAGTCATTGTCCAAAGATGTATTCGTGTAATCGGTGTAATAAGAAGAGTTTTTCGGTTCTTGCGGATTTGAACAGTCATTTGAAGCATTGTGGGGAATCGAGGTGGAAGTGCTCTTTTGGGACTAGTTTTTCGAGGAAGGATAAGTTGTTTGGTCACATGGCTTTGTTTGAAGGACATATGCCTGCTGTTGTTGGCGAAGAGGCGGAGAGTAAGGCCAAGGGGTTGGTAGTTGGCGGCGCGGTGGCTATGGAggaggatgaagaagaagaagaagaagaatctgtTGTTAAGGGAGATGATTTGGTTGACAATGAGTTTTTTGAGAGATTGCTTTTTGGGTTTGGTCCCATGGAAGGGTATAACTTTCAGGATGTATGGGGTCTCCTTTGA
- the LOC133694243 gene encoding probable LRR receptor-like serine/threonine-protein kinase At5g10290 isoform X3 gives MDRAPGLMSLKMEMLFAALILAFLQSFVLSDPQGDALYALKLSMNIPNNQLTDWNQNQVNPCTWTNVICDKSNNVVSVTLSDINCSGTLSPMIGALRTLTTLTLKGNGITGGIPKEFGNLSSLTSLDLENNRLSGEIPSSLGDLKKLQFFRTLSQNNLSGAIPESLASLQSLINIFTGNHLNCGGLNLHLCESYSGDSGGSHKSKIGIIVGVVGGFVILFLLGGLLFFVCKGRRKGYRREIFVDVAGEVDRRIAFGQLKRFAWRELQLATDNFSEENILGQGGFGKVYKGVLADNTKVAVKRLTDFESPGGDAAFQREVEMISVAVHRNLLRLIGFCTTTTERLLVYPFMQNLSVAYRLRERKPEEPVLDWTTRKRVALGAARGLEYLHEHCNPKIIHRDVKAANVLLDEDFEAVVGDFGLAKLMDVRKTNVTTQVRGTMGHIAPEYLSTGKSSGRTDVFGYGIMLLELVTGQRAIDFSRLEEEDDVLLLDHVKKLEREKRLDAIVDRNLNKNYNIQEVEMMIKVALLCTQASPEDRPAMSEVVRMLEGEGLAERWEEWQHVEVTRREEYSRLQRRFDFGEDSLYNQDAIELSGGR, from the exons ATGGATCGAGCACCTGGGTTGATGTCATTGAAGATGGAAATGCTCTTTGCAGCCTTAATATTGGCTTTCTTGCAATCCTTTGTATTGTCTGACCCACAAG GAGATGCCCTATATGCATTGAAGCTTTCGATGAATATTCCAAACAATCAATTGACAGATTGGAACCAGAATCAAGTTAATCCATGCACTTGGACGAATGTTATCTGTGACAAAAGCAATAATGTCGTTTCTGT AACGCTATCCGACATCAACTGTTCTGGGACCTTGTCTCCTATGATAGGAGCTCTAAGGACTCTCACTACACT AACACTGAAAGGGAATGGCATAACTGGTGGGATACCAAAAGAGTTCGGAAATTTGTCAAGTTTGACCAGCTTAGATTTGGAAAATAATCGTTTAAGTGGTGAAATACCATCTTCCCTGGGTGATCTTAAAAAACTACAATTTTT CAGGACATTGAGTCAAAACAATCTCAGTGGAGCTATCCCTGAATCACTTGCTAGTCTTCAAAGCTTAATCAATAT TTTTACAGGAAACCACTTAAATTGTGGTGGGCTGAATTTGCATCTCTGTGAATCTTATAGTGGTGATTCAG GTGGTTCACATAAGTCAAAGATTGGAATTATAGTTGGAGTTGTGGGAGGATTTGTAATTCTTTTTCTGCTTGGAGGCTTGCTATTTTTTGTTTGCAAGGGTAGACGCAAAGGCTACAGACGTGAAATATTTGTAGATGTTGCAG GTGAAGTGGATCGAAGAATAGCATTTGGTCAGTTAAAACGATTTGCATGGAGGGAATTGCAGCTTGCCACAGACAACTTCAGTGAGGAAAATATCCTTGGACAAGGAGGATTTGGAAAAGTTTATAAAGGAGTGCTTGCTGATAATACCAAAGTTGCCGTGAAGCGTTTAACTGATTTTGAAAGTCCTGGGGGTGATGCAGCATTCCAACGTGAAGTTGAGATGATAAGTGTAGCTGTTCACAGGAACTTATTACGTCTGATAGGGTTTTGCACAACGACAACAGAACGCCTCTTGGTGTATCCATTCATGCAGAATTTAAGTGTGGCCTATCGTCTAAGAG AGCGTAAACCTGAGGAGCCTGTTTTAGATTGGACAACCAGAAAAAGAGTGGCCTTAGGTGCAGCGCGTGGCCTGGAATACCTTCACGAGCACTGCAATCCTAAAATTATTCATCGTGATGTGAAAGCAGCTAATGTACTACTTGATGAAGATTTTGAAGCAGTTGTTGGTGATTTTGGCCTTGCAAAGCTGATGGATGTGAGAAAGACTAACGTGACTACTCAAGTTCGTGGGACAATGGGCCACATAGCACCAGAATACTTGTCCACTGGCAAGTCATCTGGAAGGACTGATGTCTTTGGGTATGGGATAATGCTTCTGGAGCTTGTTACAGGTCAACGTGCAATTGACTTTTCACGcctggaagaagaagatgatgtccTATTGCTTGACCAT GTCAAGAAGCTGGAGAGGGAGAAAAGACTGGATGCTATTGTAGATCGcaacttaaataaaaactacaacATCCAGGAGGTGGAGATGATGATAAAAGTTGCTTTGCTCTGTACCCAAGCATCGCCAGAGGACCGTCCAGCAATGTCGGAGGTTGTGCGGATGCTAGAAGGAGAGGGGCTTGCTGAAAGGTGGGAAGAATGGCAGCACGTTGAAGTTACAAGAAGGGAAGAATACAGCAGATTGCAGAGAAGATTTGACTTTGGAGAAGATTCACTTTATAACCAAGATGCTATTGAGTTATCTGGTGGAAGATGA
- the LOC133694243 gene encoding probable LRR receptor-like serine/threonine-protein kinase At5g10290 isoform X2 gives MDRAPGLMSLKMEMLFAALILAFLQSFVLSDPQGDALYALKLSMNIPNNQLTDWNQNQVNPCTWTNVICDKSNNVVSVTLSDINCSGTLSPMIGALRTLTTLTLKGNGITGGIPKEFGNLSSLTSLDLENNRLSGEIPSSLGDLKKLQFLTLSQNNLSGAIPESLASLQSLINILLDSNNLSGQVPNHLFQIPKYNFTGNHLNCGGLNLHLCESYSGDSGGSHKSKIGIIVGVVGGFVILFLLGGLLFFVCKGRRKGYRREIFVDVAGEVDRRIAFGQLKRFAWRELQLATDNFSEENILGQGGFGKVYKGVLADNTKVAVKRLTDFESPGGDAAFQREVEMISVAVHRNLLRLIGFCTTTTERLLVYPFMQNLSVAYRLRERKPEEPVLDWTTRKRVALGAARGLEYLHEHCNPKIIHRDVKAANVLLDEDFEAVVGDFGLAKLMDVRKTNVTTQVRGTMGHIAPEYLSTGKSSGRTDVFGYGIMLLELVTGQRAIDFSRLEEEDDVLLLDHVKKLEREKRLDAIVDRNLNKNYNIQEVEMMIKVALLCTQASPEDRPAMSEVVRMLEGEGLAERWEEWQHVEVTRREEYSRLQRRFDFGEDSLYNQDAIELSGGR, from the exons ATGGATCGAGCACCTGGGTTGATGTCATTGAAGATGGAAATGCTCTTTGCAGCCTTAATATTGGCTTTCTTGCAATCCTTTGTATTGTCTGACCCACAAG GAGATGCCCTATATGCATTGAAGCTTTCGATGAATATTCCAAACAATCAATTGACAGATTGGAACCAGAATCAAGTTAATCCATGCACTTGGACGAATGTTATCTGTGACAAAAGCAATAATGTCGTTTCTGT AACGCTATCCGACATCAACTGTTCTGGGACCTTGTCTCCTATGATAGGAGCTCTAAGGACTCTCACTACACT AACACTGAAAGGGAATGGCATAACTGGTGGGATACCAAAAGAGTTCGGAAATTTGTCAAGTTTGACCAGCTTAGATTTGGAAAATAATCGTTTAAGTGGTGAAATACCATCTTCCCTGGGTGATCTTAAAAAACTACAATTTTT GACATTGAGTCAAAACAATCTCAGTGGAGCTATCCCTGAATCACTTGCTAGTCTTCAAAGCTTAATCAATAT TCTGCTCGATTCAAATAATCTCAGTGGTCAAGTTCCTAATCATTTATTCCAAATTCCTAAATACAA TTTTACAGGAAACCACTTAAATTGTGGTGGGCTGAATTTGCATCTCTGTGAATCTTATAGTGGTGATTCAG GTGGTTCACATAAGTCAAAGATTGGAATTATAGTTGGAGTTGTGGGAGGATTTGTAATTCTTTTTCTGCTTGGAGGCTTGCTATTTTTTGTTTGCAAGGGTAGACGCAAAGGCTACAGACGTGAAATATTTGTAGATGTTGCAG GTGAAGTGGATCGAAGAATAGCATTTGGTCAGTTAAAACGATTTGCATGGAGGGAATTGCAGCTTGCCACAGACAACTTCAGTGAGGAAAATATCCTTGGACAAGGAGGATTTGGAAAAGTTTATAAAGGAGTGCTTGCTGATAATACCAAAGTTGCCGTGAAGCGTTTAACTGATTTTGAAAGTCCTGGGGGTGATGCAGCATTCCAACGTGAAGTTGAGATGATAAGTGTAGCTGTTCACAGGAACTTATTACGTCTGATAGGGTTTTGCACAACGACAACAGAACGCCTCTTGGTGTATCCATTCATGCAGAATTTAAGTGTGGCCTATCGTCTAAGAG AGCGTAAACCTGAGGAGCCTGTTTTAGATTGGACAACCAGAAAAAGAGTGGCCTTAGGTGCAGCGCGTGGCCTGGAATACCTTCACGAGCACTGCAATCCTAAAATTATTCATCGTGATGTGAAAGCAGCTAATGTACTACTTGATGAAGATTTTGAAGCAGTTGTTGGTGATTTTGGCCTTGCAAAGCTGATGGATGTGAGAAAGACTAACGTGACTACTCAAGTTCGTGGGACAATGGGCCACATAGCACCAGAATACTTGTCCACTGGCAAGTCATCTGGAAGGACTGATGTCTTTGGGTATGGGATAATGCTTCTGGAGCTTGTTACAGGTCAACGTGCAATTGACTTTTCACGcctggaagaagaagatgatgtccTATTGCTTGACCAT GTCAAGAAGCTGGAGAGGGAGAAAAGACTGGATGCTATTGTAGATCGcaacttaaataaaaactacaacATCCAGGAGGTGGAGATGATGATAAAAGTTGCTTTGCTCTGTACCCAAGCATCGCCAGAGGACCGTCCAGCAATGTCGGAGGTTGTGCGGATGCTAGAAGGAGAGGGGCTTGCTGAAAGGTGGGAAGAATGGCAGCACGTTGAAGTTACAAGAAGGGAAGAATACAGCAGATTGCAGAGAAGATTTGACTTTGGAGAAGATTCACTTTATAACCAAGATGCTATTGAGTTATCTGGTGGAAGATGA
- the LOC133694243 gene encoding probable LRR receptor-like serine/threonine-protein kinase At5g10290 isoform X5: MDRAPGLMSLKMEMLFAALILAFLQSFVLSDPQGDALYALKLSMNIPNNQLTDWNQNQVNPCTWTNVICDKSNNVVSVTLKGNGITGGIPKEFGNLSSLTSLDLENNRLSGEIPSSLGDLKKLQFFRTLSQNNLSGAIPESLASLQSLINILLDSNNLSGQVPNHLFQIPKYNFTGNHLNCGGLNLHLCESYSGDSGGSHKSKIGIIVGVVGGFVILFLLGGLLFFVCKGRRKGYRREIFVDVAGEVDRRIAFGQLKRFAWRELQLATDNFSEENILGQGGFGKVYKGVLADNTKVAVKRLTDFESPGGDAAFQREVEMISVAVHRNLLRLIGFCTTTTERLLVYPFMQNLSVAYRLRERKPEEPVLDWTTRKRVALGAARGLEYLHEHCNPKIIHRDVKAANVLLDEDFEAVVGDFGLAKLMDVRKTNVTTQVRGTMGHIAPEYLSTGKSSGRTDVFGYGIMLLELVTGQRAIDFSRLEEEDDVLLLDHVKKLEREKRLDAIVDRNLNKNYNIQEVEMMIKVALLCTQASPEDRPAMSEVVRMLEGEGLAERWEEWQHVEVTRREEYSRLQRRFDFGEDSLYNQDAIELSGGR, encoded by the exons ATGGATCGAGCACCTGGGTTGATGTCATTGAAGATGGAAATGCTCTTTGCAGCCTTAATATTGGCTTTCTTGCAATCCTTTGTATTGTCTGACCCACAAG GAGATGCCCTATATGCATTGAAGCTTTCGATGAATATTCCAAACAATCAATTGACAGATTGGAACCAGAATCAAGTTAATCCATGCACTTGGACGAATGTTATCTGTGACAAAAGCAATAATGTCGTTTCTGT AACACTGAAAGGGAATGGCATAACTGGTGGGATACCAAAAGAGTTCGGAAATTTGTCAAGTTTGACCAGCTTAGATTTGGAAAATAATCGTTTAAGTGGTGAAATACCATCTTCCCTGGGTGATCTTAAAAAACTACAATTTTT CAGGACATTGAGTCAAAACAATCTCAGTGGAGCTATCCCTGAATCACTTGCTAGTCTTCAAAGCTTAATCAATAT TCTGCTCGATTCAAATAATCTCAGTGGTCAAGTTCCTAATCATTTATTCCAAATTCCTAAATACAA TTTTACAGGAAACCACTTAAATTGTGGTGGGCTGAATTTGCATCTCTGTGAATCTTATAGTGGTGATTCAG GTGGTTCACATAAGTCAAAGATTGGAATTATAGTTGGAGTTGTGGGAGGATTTGTAATTCTTTTTCTGCTTGGAGGCTTGCTATTTTTTGTTTGCAAGGGTAGACGCAAAGGCTACAGACGTGAAATATTTGTAGATGTTGCAG GTGAAGTGGATCGAAGAATAGCATTTGGTCAGTTAAAACGATTTGCATGGAGGGAATTGCAGCTTGCCACAGACAACTTCAGTGAGGAAAATATCCTTGGACAAGGAGGATTTGGAAAAGTTTATAAAGGAGTGCTTGCTGATAATACCAAAGTTGCCGTGAAGCGTTTAACTGATTTTGAAAGTCCTGGGGGTGATGCAGCATTCCAACGTGAAGTTGAGATGATAAGTGTAGCTGTTCACAGGAACTTATTACGTCTGATAGGGTTTTGCACAACGACAACAGAACGCCTCTTGGTGTATCCATTCATGCAGAATTTAAGTGTGGCCTATCGTCTAAGAG AGCGTAAACCTGAGGAGCCTGTTTTAGATTGGACAACCAGAAAAAGAGTGGCCTTAGGTGCAGCGCGTGGCCTGGAATACCTTCACGAGCACTGCAATCCTAAAATTATTCATCGTGATGTGAAAGCAGCTAATGTACTACTTGATGAAGATTTTGAAGCAGTTGTTGGTGATTTTGGCCTTGCAAAGCTGATGGATGTGAGAAAGACTAACGTGACTACTCAAGTTCGTGGGACAATGGGCCACATAGCACCAGAATACTTGTCCACTGGCAAGTCATCTGGAAGGACTGATGTCTTTGGGTATGGGATAATGCTTCTGGAGCTTGTTACAGGTCAACGTGCAATTGACTTTTCACGcctggaagaagaagatgatgtccTATTGCTTGACCAT GTCAAGAAGCTGGAGAGGGAGAAAAGACTGGATGCTATTGTAGATCGcaacttaaataaaaactacaacATCCAGGAGGTGGAGATGATGATAAAAGTTGCTTTGCTCTGTACCCAAGCATCGCCAGAGGACCGTCCAGCAATGTCGGAGGTTGTGCGGATGCTAGAAGGAGAGGGGCTTGCTGAAAGGTGGGAAGAATGGCAGCACGTTGAAGTTACAAGAAGGGAAGAATACAGCAGATTGCAGAGAAGATTTGACTTTGGAGAAGATTCACTTTATAACCAAGATGCTATTGAGTTATCTGGTGGAAGATGA
- the LOC133694243 gene encoding probable LRR receptor-like serine/threonine-protein kinase At5g10290 isoform X1 produces the protein MDRAPGLMSLKMEMLFAALILAFLQSFVLSDPQGDALYALKLSMNIPNNQLTDWNQNQVNPCTWTNVICDKSNNVVSVTLSDINCSGTLSPMIGALRTLTTLTLKGNGITGGIPKEFGNLSSLTSLDLENNRLSGEIPSSLGDLKKLQFFRTLSQNNLSGAIPESLASLQSLINILLDSNNLSGQVPNHLFQIPKYNFTGNHLNCGGLNLHLCESYSGDSGGSHKSKIGIIVGVVGGFVILFLLGGLLFFVCKGRRKGYRREIFVDVAGEVDRRIAFGQLKRFAWRELQLATDNFSEENILGQGGFGKVYKGVLADNTKVAVKRLTDFESPGGDAAFQREVEMISVAVHRNLLRLIGFCTTTTERLLVYPFMQNLSVAYRLRERKPEEPVLDWTTRKRVALGAARGLEYLHEHCNPKIIHRDVKAANVLLDEDFEAVVGDFGLAKLMDVRKTNVTTQVRGTMGHIAPEYLSTGKSSGRTDVFGYGIMLLELVTGQRAIDFSRLEEEDDVLLLDHVKKLEREKRLDAIVDRNLNKNYNIQEVEMMIKVALLCTQASPEDRPAMSEVVRMLEGEGLAERWEEWQHVEVTRREEYSRLQRRFDFGEDSLYNQDAIELSGGR, from the exons ATGGATCGAGCACCTGGGTTGATGTCATTGAAGATGGAAATGCTCTTTGCAGCCTTAATATTGGCTTTCTTGCAATCCTTTGTATTGTCTGACCCACAAG GAGATGCCCTATATGCATTGAAGCTTTCGATGAATATTCCAAACAATCAATTGACAGATTGGAACCAGAATCAAGTTAATCCATGCACTTGGACGAATGTTATCTGTGACAAAAGCAATAATGTCGTTTCTGT AACGCTATCCGACATCAACTGTTCTGGGACCTTGTCTCCTATGATAGGAGCTCTAAGGACTCTCACTACACT AACACTGAAAGGGAATGGCATAACTGGTGGGATACCAAAAGAGTTCGGAAATTTGTCAAGTTTGACCAGCTTAGATTTGGAAAATAATCGTTTAAGTGGTGAAATACCATCTTCCCTGGGTGATCTTAAAAAACTACAATTTTT CAGGACATTGAGTCAAAACAATCTCAGTGGAGCTATCCCTGAATCACTTGCTAGTCTTCAAAGCTTAATCAATAT TCTGCTCGATTCAAATAATCTCAGTGGTCAAGTTCCTAATCATTTATTCCAAATTCCTAAATACAA TTTTACAGGAAACCACTTAAATTGTGGTGGGCTGAATTTGCATCTCTGTGAATCTTATAGTGGTGATTCAG GTGGTTCACATAAGTCAAAGATTGGAATTATAGTTGGAGTTGTGGGAGGATTTGTAATTCTTTTTCTGCTTGGAGGCTTGCTATTTTTTGTTTGCAAGGGTAGACGCAAAGGCTACAGACGTGAAATATTTGTAGATGTTGCAG GTGAAGTGGATCGAAGAATAGCATTTGGTCAGTTAAAACGATTTGCATGGAGGGAATTGCAGCTTGCCACAGACAACTTCAGTGAGGAAAATATCCTTGGACAAGGAGGATTTGGAAAAGTTTATAAAGGAGTGCTTGCTGATAATACCAAAGTTGCCGTGAAGCGTTTAACTGATTTTGAAAGTCCTGGGGGTGATGCAGCATTCCAACGTGAAGTTGAGATGATAAGTGTAGCTGTTCACAGGAACTTATTACGTCTGATAGGGTTTTGCACAACGACAACAGAACGCCTCTTGGTGTATCCATTCATGCAGAATTTAAGTGTGGCCTATCGTCTAAGAG AGCGTAAACCTGAGGAGCCTGTTTTAGATTGGACAACCAGAAAAAGAGTGGCCTTAGGTGCAGCGCGTGGCCTGGAATACCTTCACGAGCACTGCAATCCTAAAATTATTCATCGTGATGTGAAAGCAGCTAATGTACTACTTGATGAAGATTTTGAAGCAGTTGTTGGTGATTTTGGCCTTGCAAAGCTGATGGATGTGAGAAAGACTAACGTGACTACTCAAGTTCGTGGGACAATGGGCCACATAGCACCAGAATACTTGTCCACTGGCAAGTCATCTGGAAGGACTGATGTCTTTGGGTATGGGATAATGCTTCTGGAGCTTGTTACAGGTCAACGTGCAATTGACTTTTCACGcctggaagaagaagatgatgtccTATTGCTTGACCAT GTCAAGAAGCTGGAGAGGGAGAAAAGACTGGATGCTATTGTAGATCGcaacttaaataaaaactacaacATCCAGGAGGTGGAGATGATGATAAAAGTTGCTTTGCTCTGTACCCAAGCATCGCCAGAGGACCGTCCAGCAATGTCGGAGGTTGTGCGGATGCTAGAAGGAGAGGGGCTTGCTGAAAGGTGGGAAGAATGGCAGCACGTTGAAGTTACAAGAAGGGAAGAATACAGCAGATTGCAGAGAAGATTTGACTTTGGAGAAGATTCACTTTATAACCAAGATGCTATTGAGTTATCTGGTGGAAGATGA